The region TAGTTAAGCCTGTGGTAACAACACTGATATGAACGGCTTTTATTGCACGTGTAATAACGTACCCGAAATGCTATCCATTCGGAATTAATTACATGTTTCGATTATGGGTGTTGCAGGCGTTTAAATGTTGCGTCGACAGGtgatcttttttttcgcagtGCACTGTGACGGTTTCCGGTTTTAAGGCAACACTTCAAAACATTTGTAAACTTTCAAATGATGATAGCAGACCTCTCGAAATTGataaaactaatttgaaaatgagaaGATTAAATTTCAGTTGTATTTGTCCATATCTCAGTTGATCATGAACCCGCAATGGTACAGTCgatgtgacgcaagtcattTGTGAGTTTACTGGAAAACTCGACTTACATGTCAATTATATTCgcgaaaaacaaataattgaacCGACCAATGAGAGACAAGaaagtttcattaaattaagcCAACGATTCAACGATTCAATGAAAGCAACTTAACGAGAAATTCTTGTATCTCATTGGCCGGTGCAAttattttgctagtttttcaGCCAATCCACTTTAAACCTGGACGTGGAAAGAATGTTACAACTTCTGAATCTGGTACTTAGTGCTGCCATAGAAATTTTGCAGTAAGCGTTTCATCATCATTTTTACACGAAACAAACCGGAAGTGGCCCAAAACAAACCGGAAGTGGCCTGAAGTGAATTTAAACGAAACAGAAGCGGCCTAAAACGAACGGCAGATGGTCCAAAATAAACAGGAAATAGCCTAAAACGAAGCGGATGTGACCAAAAACGAACCGGAAGTTACGTAAAACAGACTGGAAGTGGTATAAAATGAGCCGAAAGTAGCCTAAAGCGAACTGGAAATGGCCTGAAGTGACTTAAAACTAACCGGAAGTGACCTAAAACGAACTGGAGATGTCACAAAACAAACCGGAAGTGACTTAAAACTAACCGGAAGTGACCTAAAACGAACTGAAGATGTCACAAAACAAACCGGAAATGACCTAAAACGAAGCGGATGTGACCCAAAACGAACCGGAAGTTACGTAAAACAGACCGGAAGTGGTATAAAATGAGCCGAAAGTAGCCTAAAGCGAACTGTAAATGGCCTGAAGTGACTTAAAACTAACCGGAAGTGACCTAAAACGAACTGGAGTTGTTACAAAACAAACCGGAAATGACCTAAAACGAAGCGGATGTGACCCAATACGAACCGGAAGTTACCTAAAACAGACCGGAAGTGACATAAAACGAACCGGATGTGGTCTAAAATGAGCGTAAAGTGGCATAAAACGAACCAGAAGTAATCGGATATAAACTGGAAGTATTTACTCAACTGGAAATAGACACAAACTACTTCAGAAACCAATATAAATGTAACGCAAATCGACAAGTCAACTTCTAAAGGTTTCGTTGTCGtgtaaattggaattttcagaGTCAAAACAACTCACTCATAGAATACTTTCCATATTATCACTACGCCAGTAAAGCTCTttggttttttatggaagTAAGCTTTAGACTTGCATCACAATGCCACCTTGAATGGGTTTACGATGTATCTAACGTGGACGCCAATTCGTTAATCTTATCTTTTGTTATTAATAAAAGTAGCAGATAATCTTAACAAAGACCGAATTCACCATCGACAATACGTGAAAAGAGTCAAGACGCTTCTTTCGTTCAGCAAGCATGTTCATACGGCTGCTATCACTTGCATTGATACTATTTTCATTAACGAATAAATTCGTTGAAACGGCGCGCTGTGCCTACGGTGAATATTCTGGTGATCCTTATGACTGCAATGCATACTATCAATGCAGCAATGGCGAATGGATTCACAGACGATGTCCAAGGACATTACACTGGCACCAAGAGCTTTTAAAGTGCAATTGGCCCCGATACGCAAACTGCGATTTGGATAAGACAACTAGTACGATTCCGACACAACCAACGACGACAACCCAAACAACTACTTTACCACCAACAACGTCTACCACACCAATAACACCTTCACCCACGACCATTCCACCAACTCCCACTGCACCATCAACAACTACTTTGGGACCTCCGACTCCAACTGGACCGCCGCCACCGACTACTACTGACTCAACTTCTATTGGACCGCCAATTCCAACAGAACCGACTTCTACTTCCACCGAACCACCTCTGGAACCACCAACACCATCGCCGTCACAACCAACAACAACGCAGCAACCGACACAAACAGCACCACCTCTAGAACCGCCTACACCAGCGTATCGGAAAAAGTTATCTTTAGTGTCTGATGAGCTTATCCAATCGAATTAAACGAAACGTTTTATAGTTCATGACAAGTGCGAATCGATCTTGTGAATTTTTGAACATAAGTATTAGCACCTGCCTACGTCCAGGAGTATCTTTAAAACCAGCTATTGGATAGATGATATTCTAATAGAAGGATTATTTGCGGTGAGGATAAATGTCAGTGAAGTTCGCACTGTAATACCATCTTACGTTGTGACACCACAAGAAACCGTACGTAACAGGAAAGGGCCATTAGTTTTATCTAAATTCATCGTCTTAGTCCTCATAATATTTCGCTTATATTTCATTGGCAAACATTCCGTTCATGCCACTTTTAATGCGAAGAATagaaaagatttctttttcctCGAACATTTATAGAATTAAATGGGACCATCAAAAGATAAACTCACTGACGTGATCTGAATaagaaacaacattttttcgaACCCGAAATATCATATTTTCACTATAATTCCCATAGTTTAAAGCAGAGTTTCTCTTCGTTTTCATATCCCAAACAGAAATACGTGCTGTGCTATATATCCAAGCGCCGTAATCTTTATGCGAGTCTAGCGAACAATAGGAATGTGTGTGGTGCATGGAAGAATGATTGAAAATCGTAAACAATAATGTCGATGCCTTcgtcaacaaaattttccatttttcttattttggtGATAAATTTCAGCATTTTCACCGGTCACTGCAAAGGACTCCAAGCCAAGGAAGCATCAACGAGATAAGAATCTGTCAAAGCTTGCAGCTATGAGCAGACGTCTGGAGTCTTCATCTAACATGGTAAGTGAATTAAAGGTTTTTTGGAAGCAGaatgtacaaaataaaatgcctGCTGCAGTCAATCCTGCTAGTAAAGTTAGGTCGAATCAAATTGTCAGTTTTGTATGTTAATTCTGGAAAGCTTTAAGCTTTCTGCAGATTCCACTAATTGCTACAATTCATTGGAATCCATGCTCAAAGCTTTCAAAGCTCTCAGAAGGTAATATTCAAATGCGACATGTTGTTcagaatcagtcaaaaaagaACTTTTAAAGTGTAaacgtgacgcaagtcctttatgtacttacaaaaaaaactgatatcgctgagggtgacgcattgtgcgccaTACGCATCagttttacaacaaaaaattgacccaaaaaattgacccaaaaaattgacccaaaaaatttgtgaaagaaaattaaaaaaataaataaatttgcgtcacaagtgacagatgattcggttttcttccgtttaaattctttcagtacattttttaaccattttacTAACAATAGGTTCctcacttgtgacgcaaatatctttttgaaaaattttctgtcaaaaattttgtctgtcaatttttgtaagtgagataaaggacttgcgtcacatttaccctttaagggttttttgactgatatcaccacttttgtaagtatgtcatttcgtcaacatcaaaaaacctcatggaaataaaaaaaaattctagagaaatcagtctgaatcccaaaatctagaaaccaatcttggacTACCTCACTCATatcgaaaatttaggaaccaaccatggaacacctcactcatgtcgaaaataacccaaatccatcagaaaatccgatgaaagttaggtagtgccagaggaatcatttatcatcccaaaatttaccaTCCAACCTTGGATACAAATGTGACGAGTTGTTCAGAATGCTGGACTGATTTGCCGACATTTAAGAGTAAACATTATTAGTACAGGCCTTGCAAATCATAATAGACGGGTGGCACACCCTGATAAGGCCACAGCTTGAAACCTAGGCCAAATCGTTACTTTACCTGAAAGCCATTTGTTCCAAGACTTTTGTTATCTAGCCCTAGAAGGGATAGAACGAAGTTAGCCCTCGTGTTTATCTCGGCAAACGCAAATCGTACAAAAATCCAAGTTGAAGCCAAACGAAGaatggaattgaaaaaaaaaaatcgtcgcgTCTTACAAGTCAAATTGACGAATTTTGAACATGTCAGACGAGTCAAACCCgcgaacaaaaattttacttttcaattCCATTCTTCATTTGGCTTcaataccttcattttgacaccaaCTTGGATTTTATACAATTTGCGGTTGCCGATATATACTAGAACTAACAAAAGCCTTCGAACAGATATCTTTCGTATAGGTAATCTAACAATTTGGCACAGATTTTAAGCTCTGACCGTGTACTGGTCTCTAAACAGAACGATATCCATCTAGTACCCGCGATCTATGACCTTCCGGTCTACATTTGATATTGAGCGAGTTGAATCGCAGGGACTATAGACTGTTTGAGTTGGGTAAAAAGACTTGATGAACCGTATGGACAATGTCatcattttgcataaaaaaaatatttcaaaagtgAACGCATCCCCCATCTTAAAACAGAGTCTATAGAGAAGTGGACAATCAAGGACATGGAATCGCTCTCCATTAATGCATCGCCCtacatttgaaaatgtttcccaGAAAAAGAATTCGCATAAAAACGAGGCTGCCATAAACGAAGTGGGTGGATGGGCGAGTTGcagcacaaaataaaaaatattttgagccGTGTAGTAAACGATGTTCGCATTTCTCTGTTGTGGAATACAATGCGAATGTGAAATCAGAGCATCTCAGCgataaatcaatttcgaaTGCAAAATTTATGGATAAATCTTTTGCTGTAATGTCGCAAATCCCAATCACTATGCAACATTGTTcacaggggtgtaacttagaacaatttttattgtcgcccttagaacatttttgatttttgtaccagccctgttAAATGTTGTTCGAAAACATCGACTCGTTTTTTAATCTTCTGAATGTCAGCTCATTACCGACAATACCACAACAtgtaccgaaatattttttgaaccggTGGGTGGCGAATTAAAGTCGCATTTGCGTCTAGTtctccaattaatttaattaaaatctgattcttattgtaaaaaaaaacttggaacgagccgaacaaTTCTTATGATCTGGAATTTTGATTACCCAACGCAGATCCAgtcaaataaatcgacaaacattttaaatgcaaatttaaccgatttctgtgatacaattggaaattccagatcatacgaattgttcggctcgttccaaggttttttttaaaaataatatcaaattttaattaaattaattggagaACTAGACGCAAATGCGACTTTAATTCGCCACCCAccggttcaaaaaatatttcggtacatgtttgtggtattgtcggtaatgttatagttttcggcaacaacgattttctgctatagtaacttttaattgtcttcgggcaattgcctaaaatcgatgatggtattttacgacaatttttatggtaaagggTGCACTGTTGCTTTgccatttttcacattttattataGCGCGCTCGACAATACACCCCCTAGTCAATGGCATATAGTTACAGAGAGAAACTTTTctgaataaataatatttcatcCGTTATGGCGAGCATTATCGACTGGAAACGTGCTAGTCTTTGCCGGTTTTCCTTTGCTGCTTCTTcgtcttgttttttttttgtgtatacatGTAACGAGAGCAATGTAATAGAAAAAagataaaaggaaaattctgtGTATTAATGCAGAAATCTTGCTGACACACAGCTTTCGTAATAATATCCATTTTATACGAAGCGTTGTTCTATACAGTACTCGTAGGGTGTGTAATAATACAACATTATACGAAAGTGAATTGCTACGGTCggaagcaaaaaaagaaagaaaatgccCCCGTAAAATGCACGACATTCCTATAGTTATACGGGAAATATTACAAGCCGAGATGTGTTGTTTATGTTCAAGTGCTAGGATATATATACATTCACTCGAGCCTCAACTACGGATGCTGCTGCTGCTGACGATGATGACGATATTAATTTCTTTCCGACTGTTGTGGCTGATTTGCCTATGGCAATTTTAGAATATGTTCACGGAATGTACATTCTTAAAATAAGTTTCAAAGAAATGTTTTGAGGTGAGGCGGCTTTTGCTGTTTTAGACATCCTCTCAAAAAGGATGTAATCGAGAAAATGATGCGGACGGCAACAATGttcgtttcaaaattttaattacaagAGCTAAAGTTGTTCAATCGAATTGGACGGAATCAGATTGTCGATAcgaacaaacattttcgagCACACAGGGCAGGACTGGGACGTAAAATCAAGAAGTCCTGTAGGAGCAGAAGAGAAGTAGAGATGATAAAATTCCACTGAATCCATGAAGGCAACAATGTTTTTACTGATTCTAAAGAGctgattcaaataaaattttgttcactTCACGTTCCGCCTAAGACTTGATCTAATCACAATTGACGAACGATGTGCAACAATCAATAATGTTACTACTACTCTGTACCCACACAGCCCCCTCTCTTCTTCTTCCATCCTTCTTCCATCAAAACCATTCGTTTCTTCGTCTTTCGATAAATCGTTCGCCGTTCGACTTTGCCATCGAAATCAAAGTTCTTCCATCAAAACCATTCTTTATACCCAAGATGTACCGCTACacgttttcattgttttaatcCGATTGTTTACGCCATGtgatttcaacaaaaattcttcTCGAACTGTCGGCTTTCAATTGACCTGTCTCATACTTTTCAACGTTTCAGCATTCCGATTTGCTTTGTCCCGACTGGCTTTGATACTCGATTGCTGAACGGTTGAGCCCCCATGTAGGATcagaagagagagagagagagatgaTAAAACtccaataaaatgttgttctCTTCACGATTTGTGTAAGACTAAATTTAATCACAATGACAACTGTAGAACCGATGTGCAACAATCAATGATGTTACTCTAGCTTTAACTCTGTACCCACAGTCTTTCGGGCACCGCCCGATTTCCAATCATGCTTGTTCGAACCTGCAAGCACACACCACCGTTTCAATACTGTTATACTTACTTCAATGCAAATGTTAACAGTGGTAGGCACTTGGTATAATATTAGATACGGTCTTGATTGAGATTATAGTTCTTGCTATGATCAGTTACAGAACAACAGAACTGAAAATTACCACAAATGCCATCGGGTATCGTGAATCGCTTCTGTGGGGTGCTGTGAGTAAAAACCACCAACATATGATTAACAGTATATATGTTCGTCTAACGTGAACATTTAGAGAATTATAAgcgaaatgaaacaaaaaatgttacaCCAAGAACTCGTTGTGTATAAAAGTTTGCCTTTCACTGACTGCTCAAATAAATATGCAATCGTTACAATGGGATCGTCACAGAAGACCTATCCTAGGTGACTGTTCAATGCACAATGCCATatcggaaataaaaaaaataaaactgaaaaaaaaacgcctAATCCGACTTACAATCGAACTTATCCGCATAAACATCAACGATAACACCATGCATATGTATTATGATTAACAGGCAACAAAAACCTGTCTTTTTCAATTCCAACTTACAACTTCAACACCCGGTCTTTGACTATATATATCGCGTTTTTCATCACACCATATTTTTTCCTGCGAAAGTATTGACGTTTTTCTGGTGCTGctgcttttttttctatccCAACGACTATTCCGGCTCAACTCATACCTCCTAGGAAAGTATTTTCGTTTGTACATAATACATCAATCCATGTAGTACATATATACAATGTATATTATACATTGCCATCCATCAGCTATTCAACTGACATTCAGCCACCCTTTTATGCGAACAATTGCAAAACTTCTTCTTCAAGTTTTcgtcagttttttttgttgttgttgttgctattTTCTGTTcgtattttcaacatttcggGTCGATCGCTCAATGAACTTGTTCATCCCTTTTCCGCTGATTACCAtattgaattacatttttcccCTAGATATGCTCATGCAAAGCGACAATCTCTCTCTGTGTATACATAACAAAGCGGGTTACATAAAGCTCCGGTGTGAAACGGGCattgataaaaatcgaaatgagAAACGGGGAGACATGCGCCGGTTCGAGTGGCGCCAAATTTTCTCTCGGTCTTTAGTGTATTATGTACTCTGAACGCTGGTTATTTACTAACGGAATTCTTCTCTCAGTATATATTTTCACGCCGCAGGTCAATGTTCATACGAAAAGCTCTCTCCATTTCAACGAAATAAAACCGTTCGTTTGCTCACAAACAAAAGCGAATAGGGGAGagacacaaaatgaaaaaaaaacacaattctCATTTACGGAGCTGCATGTGGTATTCCATGGTATACTGTTTATAGccaaaaatagaaattcaatattttgtcatCATGTCGTCAGAAAGTTATGTAAGACAAAATCCGTTGTAGTGTGTGCTTTGGGGGAGGATGAGGGAAAAAAGCATTTACTTTTTcggagaatgaaaatgttgaaaatgcaTGATGGGAAAGGGGTGATGGAGTAACATTTATTTACTCTTCGCATGTGTATATGTACAAAATTTCTGTGCTACGTTTCGGTTACACCGATGAACGATGTGTATATAGTGTGCCGCAAGCTATTCGTTCTCTATATACCACCTCACTCACATGTAACGATATTTCATTTACTTTGTTATTTAATGTATGTTACATAGCTCGTCGGCATTTGCCCTGTAGGAGGGTTGGGGGATTCGGAGAAACATAACACACATCAATATCGTATAATCAATTGTCTCCTGTGCTTTTTTTTGGAGTCGTAAATGTGGTATGGATTCACATATGACGTTGCTGTTGTATGTGGAATTTTCTTCGCATCAGCAGCAAGCTTTTAAGccacacaaaataaatgagTTATTGAACGGAGGGTTGTGGGGctctgaaattaaattaatttttttttctgtcattCTCTGCGCTGTTATCCTCAAAGTCAAAAAACGAGaagaaaaattatggaaatgtgGCCATGTCGAGCGTTTTTTATGATGTTAAagacaaatgaaaattctattttattatcatTCCCTTTTGATGGGATACTTTATAGCCTAAATGGTTTTGTGAATGATGTGGGCATCATTATACACAACTTGTTTTATTGCTCCATATATGCACGCACACACAGCCGAACACACACTGAATGTCATTTATTTGTATGTCTAAATCAACGAGCATTATACGGTGCCGTTAATAATGGAGttattacattacattttatgTGTGTTCTGTGTGCGCAACAAGTGGAAGGAAAATGAATTGGTTCCCAGAAATAGAGCGCCAAAATATTGTAGTGTGTCcgttttaatgaattttctctttaTGTTCGGAGTTATATTTATTACGTTGTTGGTCGGTTGGATGTTTGTCATTAACATTCAATTGATCGACcttttttgttgattatagaaatcaattttccttGACTAATGTCTTCGATGTGAACCGATTTAGACTAACAGTGAGGGTctagttgaaaatttattggattGAATTTCATACCGAGTGTTGATTGTTCTGAAACCTTACAATCGTGTCAAATTCATCCCTAAGTACTAGTAGGTTTCATGACGTACTATGCAGTTGTACCAGAATAACATCTCTAAATTTCTGACGACGAACCCGATAAAATTCATCGTGTGAGAACCTCACAACCGCGTGAAAATCACCCATAGTACTAGTATACAATTCCTAGCGATGAGCCTgatcaattttattgtgttgGAAGTTGGAACCCGACAATCGGGCGAAATTCATCTCTTTGTACTAAACGAACCTCTTAGCATTCCTAGCTATGACCTTgatcaatttttgattttttcgtattaacagccttttacggccaataacaagttcagtctggaccaccggctCAATGTGGCTTCTGAACCACGCGTCGAAATATGCAAATACTCTCTGAGTAAAGTTAGATgcttaattgatatctcgcctaaatgtaggctagacactATGCCCACAAATTAATCGTATTTCACAGTCACCAAATAcactgcaactacccaaattatgaagcttgattGAACTTAAGGACGCTACTTATGCGATTAtaataactaaaaaaaatccatgtCGAATTGTCTGACACTGGAATCGAACCcgtttcattttgattgaaagCTAGTACGGAACCACTGAGCCATCCTGTCGCGTTTGAACTACATAACCACG is a window of Bradysia coprophila strain Holo2 unplaced genomic scaffold, BU_Bcop_v1 contig_235, whole genome shotgun sequence DNA encoding:
- the LOC119077287 gene encoding integumentary mucin A.1-like, giving the protein MFIRLLSLALILFSLTNKFVETARCAYGEYSGDPYDCNAYYQCSNGEWIHRRCPRTLHWHQELLKCNWPRYANCDLDKTTSTIPTQPTTTTQTTTLPPTTSTTPITPSPTTIPPTPTAPSTTTLGPPTPTGPPPPTTTDSTSIGPPIPTEPTSTSTEPPLEPPTPSPSQPTTTQQPTQTAPPLEPPTPAYRKKLSLVSDELIQSN